The DNA segment caagtctttacaacgctatgaatgagttgggaattccaaaaaaactcatatgtttgataaaagtgacaatggcgaagatgctatcagcagttaaaattcaaaacgactcgtcaaccccatttcaaatacatagggggttaaggcagggagatgcgctggcgtgtcagctttttaatgtcgccttaaaaaaagttgtacgagacgctaatttagatagcaggggaacaatatttaatagatcagtccaaattctagcatatgcagatgacgtggacattataacaagaactagggcgagaactgcggaaatcctaaccgagctagtagcagcagcagaacgaatggggttacagataaatcaaaataaaaccaaattcatggcgactaacacaaacacaagagctggaaatgttgacacaaatttaatcaccaataaccaaaacttcgaagcagtcaaagagtttatatatctagggacatcggttaaccccaataataacacatctgaggaaataaaaaggcgaataataattgcaaacaggtgttatcatggtctatcaaagtacttagctaacaaacgtctgtctcaaaaaactcgtataaggctgtatagaacactgatagtccccgttctcacatatggatcagaggcatggacgctaacgaaaacagatgaatccgctctatccatttttgaaagaaaggtgctacgcaagatattcggagcggtctgtgagaacggagtatggaggcgtagatttaactttgaactgcagaatatctacaagcatacgtttggtggtaaagatattaccactataattaagcgaaaccgcctgcagtgggcaggacatgtagcccgggcccctgagtcaaacatgataaaaaagattctaacagcgcaacccgtaggaatgagaagacggggtagaccaaagctaaggtggatggacggggtaacacaagatgccgagaagatcggagtcggcaactggaaaatgcaagcgagggacagaatagaatggcgtagaaagcttgagaaggtcgagtccctctaagggctgtagcaccaagatgatgatgataatgatgtctAAGttgaatattatgtttatatggataTGGTTATATATATAGCCATAATTGATAGCAATGAAAATTACAGCTTATAACTGCTGTTTGGTAGCGGTTTTGATCCATAGATATTGGCATTCTTACAACGTTTCAAAGAAATATCTCATATTACAGGAATATTTTTTACCAAGCAACATCCGCCGATTTTATCCTTTCCACTCGAACATATTATATTTTCACAGGTTTCAGGCGGTTTTTCGCAAATGAATCAAAAAGTAAGCATATtatcgaaaaaaatattcttatcaAAAATATAGCTTATTATTACACGGTATCGCCGTATTTCATGATCATTTACTGGGTTATTAATGTTTTCACTGACTTAGGTGAAATCTATTATTTGAAGTATCATTTCTGCtgttaatttattttcaaaaacaataaGTAATAAATACTTATTTGTAGGATGAATCAGAAGACGACTCCGTTAAAGATAAGGACTGGGTTCAAACTGATATCTCAGAAAGTAGTAATGAATCCATGCAGTATGAAGAATTaactaatataaaagaaacaagcgACATAAATAATTCTGTTGGGAATAATGATGAGAATACACCCAATACACACATTTCTAAAGAAAGTTTCTTCTCGATGTAGAAAATCTGATCCCTCTAAATGGTCAAAAATATTGAGAAGAAAAAAAAGTTTAACTGTTTGccctataaaacaaaaaaaggtataaagCCAGCAAAGATTTCACAACCCGCAAACTGTCAATCTTGTAAATTTAAATGTGGTCAAAATTTTTCGGAAGTGGAAAGGATCATCATTTGTAAAAAGTACTGGTCTCTTTCTAATCATAAAAGACAGAAAGAATTCATTTTAAAAATGGTTCAAACAAAAGAACCGGCGAGACCTTTGGCAAATGTTTCAATTAATAAAAAGAGAAAGTGCAGCAGAGCATACTTTCTTATAAGCAATGAAATATCGAGTCTGTCAGAATTTCTTTCAAAAAACTCTTAATATTAGTAACGGTCCTATTAATAAAGCCTTTAAGGATTCTAACGATGGTGTTTTTACGGCAGAAGATAGACAAGGTAAAAATCTCCtcataataaaattaaaccagaAGATGTGGCTTTTCTGAAACAACACATCGAGATGTTTCCTACAATAGAGTCTCAGTATTGTAGGAAAAATACTCACAGATGTTACTTAAATGAAAAATTGTCTATTAGAAAAATGTTTTCCTTGTATACCGTCCATTGTAACGAGAATAATCGAGTTCCGGTGAGTCATTCAAAGTACAGAAAAATTGTTTGCGAGTGTTACAATTTATCATTTTGCGTGCCAAAAAATGATGCGTGCGTGAATGGTAGAAGAGGCAGCAATGAAATTGGTACAGCTTTAATGCAGTGGATTAATGGACTTCCAGAGAATATTAAAGAGATTTCATTGTTTTCAGACACTTGTGGGGGTCAAAATTGCAAtcagacgcgctatctcagagtgcttTGACCCAAACTACTCCTATTGAAATCATAGAGCAGAAATACCTAGAATCCGTACATTCTTTAATGAAAGTTGAGAGAGTTCGAGACTTcgagagttgttttaattatatttactattctgtggcatTGCTGGATGGTTGACTATTCACGTATAAATCCGAATTGGTGTTGTCgtataatttcgtttatgggaACAACTTGCCGATTTTATGTAATTGTAGCCTTTCTAATACttttgacattattggaagtaGACTTATAGGGCGATATGAATTTGCTTGCGTTGCGGGCTTATCTGGTTTCGGAATCATAGTAACTTGAGCAAATTTCCATTGTATTCGAAAGTATTGAAGACGGAGTATGCTGtggtatattattgttaatagcACCACTGCTTTTCTCGGTAGCTTCTAAAGTAATTCCCCTGCTGAGAATACAGTTGCAAGATGATCTGcgaatactgttgttttttctgcatttgtGCGGATCTAGGTcatatctgtttttcttaaaggtgaatttgttattgtcggtcgtttaaacttttttgtaGCATTCCATAAAGAGTGGTCCTTACGTGAGAGGTTCGAAACATAAAACTGGAAAGAGTCGTTTTTTTCTTCATGTAATGCTTTATTTAGTCTATGACTTATCCTGTTAAGGTACGTTTTATTTAGTGGATTTCTCGTTTGTTGCCATATGCGtcgagctcttcttttttctgctaCCAGTTCTATTATATGAAGGGGTAGATTATGGTTTTCTCGCACACTTCTTTTGCTCTGTGGTGTTGCTTCCCATACTGTTCTTTGTAAAACTGTTGTTAAATAGTCTACTGCTTCCTCTACATCTTTGTTttcttttatcctaatatctagtCTAATTTTTGTACATACAGAATTTAGGAAAACAACTcagtttgtttctttagttgtgagtttgGGTGGTGGTATTCTCCATATTATATGTGtacttaaagttattattattgtactgTGATCTGATGTTGAATCTATTGCACTGTAGATGTCAGATATCCCTTTTATTAGAGCAAAATCTACCAAATCTGGAATTTTATTGAAATCCGTAAGCCAGTATGTGGGTTGTCCCGTAGATAAGTatcttaagttattttgttggatGATATTCATTAATGCTCGACCTTTAAGGGTGATTAATCTGGAACCCCATGTGGTGTGTTTGGCATTCCACTCTCCTGCTACTATGAATTTGGATCTAAGAGTTTGTATGAAATCATGATACTCTTCACTTGAAATTTGATGTCTAGGTGGGTTGTAGACTGATGATACACTAAGGGaggtgtttgtttcgattttaatgattgctgcttgaattttttttgtaatatgagGTTGGACTGCatagtgtttaatttttgatCTATTAATAACAGCAGACCCTGCATGTGCTCCTCCGTCTGGATGGTTTGCATAATACACAGTATAGTAAGGTATCTTACTAACCATTCTTTGTGTGGCATGGCTTTCAAATATTAATGGAATgtctatattatacatttttaaaaacagtgaTATCACTAATATATGGTTTGAAATGCCATTAGCATTCCACGACGCAATTCATAGTGACTTGAaagctattttgttattttgttaatgaCTATAGTTAACATGGTTAAAATCATGCTATTTTGGTTTAAGAGTTGAGAGAACATATTTTTGAATTCGTTTAGGAAATTTGATATATTACCTGCTAattcattgttgttatttttgttatttgcatttatgtTTCCAATGTTAGCATCTCTATAACTGATTCTGTTGCAATTTGAGCATGATGTTGGGTAGGTATATTTACATTGGGATTGTTGACAGGATTTTGAGTGgtgatttgttttgatttgtcaTGGTATCTGACGTAGTAGTTCACGATAAACAGAAAATTCTCTGTAATTAGAAGGATGGTTTCCATTGCAGTTAGTGCAAGTTACTggcgtgttttttggtttcttgcaGTCCTTTGTGTTGTGTGATCCAGCGCATATTACGCAATTATATGGTTTTGCACAGTACGTTTTAgtctacgcgctatctcagagtcgtgtacattgtggtatatttcttttaattctcggtGGTTCAACCCTCATTTTACAATATTGTATATACTTTGgttcaaatatttctttgttgttcgtTTGAGGCTCGAGGTCcacaaaaaataatggtaatgGTTCACGGCTCAATCTGTGTCTGACATTTGTAACGTTCCTTACCTTATGGccctttttttctatttctgcttttatttcatctatcggaAAAGAGTGATGTAGATCTCGAATAACTGCTCTGTATGCTCTGTCTTCTTTAGGTTGGTATGTATGTTGACGATATTTTCCTCTCGTATGTAATGTATTAGTTTTTTGTAGGATTCAGGTGTCTTcggtaaaaattttattgtgttgtttgttaagGCTTAAGTGAAGTAAGTTTCTACTTCTACTGCTTGATCTAAATTATCTCtcatacgcgctatctcagagtcatatataaaaattggaggCGGTTTTTAGATCGGTGGATTTTTATTCGTATCATAAAAATCCTGGGGAAGTGGCTGAAACCTATTTGAGAGTGTAATTAAAGCTTCTTCTTCTCTTGAATTTTGACGTTTATgcctttttctttttgatcttatTGTTTGGCATGGGTGTATTATTATTTTGAGAGTCTTCATGTTCTTCATCTGTTCGTCGAATCATATTCATTCTGTTTCTgaattgttttttaagtttaagttagcTTGAGAGTTTGATGTAGAATGAGAAAAGTTGGTTTGCTGGGCAACTACTGGCTGTACCTGatattgttgttgataattatcAAAAGGTATCATTTGGTTGCCTGTTGGTTGATTCGAGCACAATGGTAGATCTTGAGTATTTATTTGACTTACTTGATAATACGGATGTATTAGATTTGTAGGCTCGTTCTGCATTACAGTTGAAAACTGCACTGTAGGGTACTAAAAATCATTTGATCGTGGCCCGTTCCCTGTTGGAAACATTTTCTCTTCACTTAGAGctcacttttattttacattggactggataaataaaaaatttatttatttaccaatattcaatttaaatatatcaaattccGAGAAAATGAATAATTAGTTAGCGCAATTTACAATTACTTCAGAAAACCGCCAACAATTAATATTTATCGGGGAGAATCTCAAAATTCACATtaagtttgacagttattttgacaatGTTATTTATATAGTAAGAAAAAGACAAAGTCGttctaaacattttattaaaaaattaaagaaaaatatttttttatatcaaacatATGCATAATTTAATTCCATCtcgttaacaaaaaaaaaaacaaaacattcagttttaattgtaataaattaaataaataaagtttttttttagttGCGAACTAACTGTAATAAATATTACTAGCTGAAACACAaaattaaaagcacttattaGCTTTTAAAAGACAAAGCAACTATAAAAAGCAAAGCTGACATTCAAAATGTTAGTGGTTTTACCTACTTCCATTAATTCAATGGAACAACACATTGAATAAATGCTAAAAAACTGAGAGTTAGACACTGCACAATCTGACCATACTGTTAACTTTTCCCCAAATTATCTATGCCCGAAATATCTATACATAGATATAcctaattagaaaaaaaaatatcaagaagacCTCGACAGTGTGGTTTACGCTATGCTTTTGGGTTAAGAGAAGCTCTTTTTGCACTTAGGTAACATGCTAATTCAGAAGATCAGAGGTCAACACAAGGACACCTATATGTGTTTCATATAATAAAGAATCTTATTATATGAAACACAATATTGTAACGTAGCGTATAGTGGAAGGTAAACAAGTCAAGCTGGATCTCCCATATATTACTTTGGTAAACTCCgtatatatctaaaattatcaaaaatacagCAAAGAATAAACAAAACCAGAAAAAAGTCAactcaattacaaaaaaaaatagaaataagacTAGATAAACAAAAGAGGAGTAGTAGTCTATTCAGTTTAGAGCAACAAAAAATCTAAAAGCCACATAATATGTTACAACATCCATTAAGGTAAAAATATAACACCAGTGTAAATTTCATTGTTAATAAATACGATGATTATAGTCCAGGATATCGCCTGGACAAATCTATCGCCTATAAGAGATTGTACCTTGATTATTCTAAAAAAATCGTTAAATATGTTAGTTGGATTTAGGAAGATGCTCTCCAGAAGCACGATATCCATTTTCATCGGCTACATAAGTAACTTTGTAAGTAACTCCATCGGTTCCTACATAAGTATAAGAACCATGCACTACTAACGACTCTTTTTCATTACCAGCGTTTTTTATCTCTGCTTCTTCCTGTCTTTGTGATC comes from the Diabrotica undecimpunctata isolate CICGRU unplaced genomic scaffold, icDiaUnde3 ctg00001318.1, whole genome shotgun sequence genome and includes:
- the LOC140431541 gene encoding endocuticle structural glycoprotein ABD-5-like, with translation MQAMTFWILCVVIVAVSCQYPQRPDPKYGKFPNYRESKIVKHESNIGLPNYNFSYETSDGSQRQEEAEIKNAGNEKESLVVHGSYTYVGTDGVTYKVTYVADENGYRASGEHLPKSN